One Telluria mixta DNA window includes the following coding sequences:
- a CDS encoding tetratricopeptide repeat protein, which yields MTFLRKDTWLAAMLACALACAPALAAENVENLADSGDAAAENPEQALYREALEALSEGRRSDASATLRRLVEQAPLHAGAFLELALTQCSLGNADEAERLFAIIETRFSPTRDLLTLIAETREAGCKQWVPSRSTVVTLGRGFDRNVNQGTSVSSLIVDRGGPIELPLLPEFQPHADQYSVIGVDHLRELTPNGSIGYLQYQVRRNDALRQYDSAAVYAGVESPWRVGRWTVHASGALGAVSLGGHMYQRQGQVQARVNPGLPLPAGAQLNLIAGATYSDYLTLTNFNSLMLEGRALLTWREGPLVASATAGLMTDQARDQRPGGNRHGNFASLMLKRTLSENVTGELGYTRQTWNSALPYAPELLIDAVRAQRTQMVRADLSYQLGKGQTLHLEARAVRNNENISIFQYNNRILQLSLQWQLP from the coding sequence ATGACATTTCTACGCAAGGACACCTGGCTGGCGGCCATGCTGGCGTGCGCGCTGGCGTGTGCGCCGGCGCTGGCGGCCGAGAACGTCGAAAACCTGGCCGACAGCGGCGACGCCGCCGCCGAGAACCCCGAACAGGCACTGTACCGCGAGGCCCTCGAGGCCCTGTCCGAAGGGCGTCGCAGCGATGCGTCGGCCACCTTGCGCCGCCTCGTCGAACAGGCGCCGCTGCACGCCGGCGCCTTCCTCGAACTGGCCCTGACCCAGTGCAGCCTGGGCAACGCCGACGAAGCCGAGCGCCTGTTCGCGATCATCGAAACCCGCTTCAGCCCGACGCGCGACCTGCTGACCCTGATCGCGGAAACGCGCGAAGCCGGCTGCAAGCAGTGGGTGCCGTCCAGGTCAACCGTCGTGACCCTCGGGCGGGGCTTCGACCGCAACGTCAACCAGGGCACCAGCGTATCGTCGCTGATCGTCGACCGGGGCGGGCCGATCGAACTGCCCCTGCTGCCGGAATTCCAGCCGCACGCCGACCAGTACAGCGTGATCGGCGTGGACCACCTGCGCGAACTGACGCCCAACGGCAGCATCGGCTACCTGCAATACCAGGTGCGGCGCAACGACGCCCTGCGCCAGTACGACAGCGCCGCCGTGTATGCCGGGGTCGAGTCGCCGTGGCGCGTCGGGCGCTGGACCGTGCACGCCAGCGGCGCGCTGGGCGCGGTGAGCCTGGGGGGCCACATGTACCAGCGCCAGGGCCAGGTGCAGGCGCGGGTGAATCCGGGCCTGCCGCTGCCGGCCGGCGCGCAACTCAACCTGATCGCCGGCGCCACCTACAGCGATTACCTGACGCTGACCAACTTCAATTCCCTGATGCTGGAGGGACGCGCCCTGCTGACCTGGCGGGAGGGCCCGCTGGTGGCCAGCGCCACCGCCGGCCTGATGACCGACCAGGCGCGCGACCAGCGTCCCGGCGGCAACCGCCACGGCAACTTCGCCAGCCTGATGCTCAAGCGCACGCTGTCCGAGAACGTCACGGGCGAACTCGGCTATACACGCCAGACCTGGAACAGCGCCCTGCCCTATGCGCCCGAACTGCTGATCGACGCCGTACGTGCCCAGCGTACGCAGATGGTGCGGGCCGACCTGTCTTATCAGTTAGGCAAGGGACAAACGCTACACCTGGAAGCGCGCGCCGTCCGAAACAACGAGAACATATCGATCTTTCAGTACAATAACCGGATTTTGCAGCTGAGCTTGCAGTGGCAGCTCCCGTGA
- a CDS encoding CHASE2 domain-containing protein → MAEFLPQSAAAPSPIRRAGLPIRWLIAIAAVLLTAWMQWAPAPRLAFIANEWMRDAFLRLQVSNAPEPRVLVVDIDEASLTRIGPWPWPRERLADLVEILLGRYEARGVALDILLPKADGGPGDTRLALLARHGPVVPAQAFDFDLARLRPEPVLDGHLGGAVTGYAGGVEATGYIANYPALAQAPHIGAIGFIPDPDGTLRRVPLITRYEGRAYPALALALVNCCNGRGNLPLADGGPMRVAFQRDWNAYTVVSAADILDQAIDPASAHGRLVLVGSSSLGMGDRVATPLAASRPGLGVQAAMLSTLLDLQAGRAPARWPGALLALGWTLLTALLVPLAFPRLSALASVGLLGASSLGWTSLAWLAAPHDPDFSTVAPLASNLLLLAVAVPYQWQQTQRRSRSLLLTLRQYVAPAVVAELLRSDLEDPLQPRQLDVTTLIADMEGYTAQVESLPVEDAARLTRDFLDCLTGPVIERQGTLDKYTGDGLVAFWGAPLPLDEHADLALDAARAIVARVRAFSAARERLGHPPLRVRIGIESGPAMAGDFGTSFRSIYTAVGDSVNTASRLEQAARDYPHDVIIGPGTVARAQRHRFLPLGERRLRGKEHLINVFTLQDSMHQPGSTENTAASLTTGPAA, encoded by the coding sequence GTGGCAGAATTCCTTCCACAATCCGCTGCCGCGCCATCGCCAATCAGGCGCGCGGGCCTGCCGATCCGCTGGCTGATCGCCATCGCGGCCGTGCTGCTGACCGCCTGGATGCAGTGGGCGCCCGCGCCGCGCCTGGCCTTCATCGCCAACGAATGGATGCGCGATGCGTTCCTGCGCCTGCAGGTCAGCAATGCGCCGGAACCGCGCGTCCTGGTGGTGGATATCGACGAGGCCAGCCTGACCCGTATCGGCCCCTGGCCGTGGCCGCGCGAACGCCTGGCCGACCTGGTCGAAATTCTGCTCGGCCGTTATGAAGCGCGCGGAGTCGCGCTCGACATCCTGTTGCCCAAGGCCGATGGCGGTCCGGGCGATACCCGCCTGGCCCTGCTCGCGCGCCACGGCCCGGTGGTGCCGGCCCAGGCGTTCGACTTCGACCTGGCGCGGCTGCGGCCGGAACCCGTGCTCGACGGCCACCTGGGCGGCGCGGTCACGGGCTATGCCGGCGGCGTCGAGGCCACGGGCTATATCGCCAACTATCCGGCCTTGGCCCAGGCGCCGCACATCGGCGCGATCGGCTTCATCCCCGATCCGGACGGCACGCTGCGCCGCGTGCCCCTGATCACCCGCTACGAAGGCCGCGCCTACCCGGCGCTGGCCCTGGCCCTCGTCAACTGCTGCAACGGGCGCGGCAATTTGCCGCTGGCGGACGGCGGCCCGATGCGCGTCGCCTTCCAGCGGGACTGGAATGCCTATACCGTCGTCAGCGCGGCCGACATCCTCGACCAGGCGATCGACCCGGCCAGTGCGCACGGCCGCCTCGTGCTGGTCGGCTCGTCCTCGCTGGGCATGGGCGACCGCGTGGCCACGCCGCTGGCGGCCAGCCGTCCGGGCCTGGGCGTGCAGGCCGCCATGCTGTCGACCCTGCTCGACCTGCAGGCCGGACGCGCCCCGGCGCGCTGGCCCGGCGCCCTGCTTGCGCTGGGCTGGACCCTGCTGACGGCGCTGCTGGTGCCGCTCGCCTTCCCGCGCCTGTCGGCGCTGGCCAGCGTGGGCCTGCTGGGCGCGAGTTCGCTGGGCTGGACGAGCCTGGCCTGGCTCGCGGCGCCGCACGATCCGGATTTCAGCACCGTCGCGCCGCTGGCCAGCAACCTGCTGCTGCTCGCGGTGGCCGTGCCCTACCAGTGGCAGCAGACCCAGCGCCGGTCGCGCAGCCTGCTGCTGACCTTGCGCCAGTACGTCGCCCCCGCGGTGGTCGCGGAACTGCTGCGCAGCGACCTCGAGGATCCGCTGCAGCCGCGCCAGCTCGACGTGACCACGCTGATCGCCGACATGGAAGGCTATACCGCCCAGGTCGAGTCGCTGCCGGTCGAGGACGCGGCGCGGCTCACGCGCGATTTCCTGGACTGCCTGACCGGTCCCGTGATCGAACGCCAGGGCACGCTCGACAAGTACACCGGCGACGGCCTGGTGGCGTTCTGGGGCGCGCCGCTGCCGCTCGACGAGCACGCCGACCTGGCGCTGGACGCCGCGCGCGCGATCGTCGCGCGGGTGCGCGCATTCAGCGCGGCGCGCGAACGCCTGGGCCACCCGCCGCTGCGGGTGCGCATCGGCATCGAAAGCGGCCCGGCCATGGCCGGCGATTTCGGCACCAGCTTCCGCAGCATTTATACTGCCGTGGGCGACAGCGTAAACACCGCCTCGCGCCTGGAGCAGGCGGCGCGCGACTACCCCCACGACGTCATCATCGGCCCGGGCACGGTGGCACGGGCGCAACGACATCGTTTCCTGCCGCTGGGCGAGCGCCGCCTGCGCGGCAAGGAACACCTGATTAACGTTTTCACTTTGCAAGACAGCATGCATCAACCGGGCAGTACCGAGAACACGGCAGCCTCCCTCACGACGGGGCCGGCGGCATGA